A region from the Clostridium beijerinckii genome encodes:
- the coaBC gene encoding bifunctional phosphopantothenoylcysteine decarboxylase/phosphopantothenate--cysteine ligase CoaBC, with translation MNRNVVIGVSGGIAAYKALEIVSLLIKKGVNVNVIMTESATKFVTPLSFQSLSQNMVTCDMFMEPKAWEIQHISLAEKADVFLVAPATANIIGKVANGIADDMLSTTIMATKAKVIFAPAMNTNMYENPIVQDNIKKLKSFGYEFVDPAEGRLACGTSGKGKLESPDVIVDRVLMELNEKKDLLNKNVIVTAGPTIAPIDPVRFITNRSTGKMGYAIAKEARNRGANVTLISGPTSLEVPKNINVVKVSTNEEMKNEVIKRFEDADIVIKSAAVADYKPKNYSTQKIKKGEGDLGIEFTRDNDILMELGNKKEKQILVGFAAESQNLKENAMSKLKRKNLDYIVANDITASDTGFASEDNKVIILSKEGKETQLDKMSKEKIASNLFDIIFEKR, from the coding sequence ATGAATAGAAATGTAGTTATAGGAGTAAGTGGAGGAATTGCAGCATATAAAGCCTTGGAAATTGTAAGTTTACTTATAAAAAAAGGTGTTAATGTTAATGTTATTATGACAGAGTCAGCTACTAAATTTGTAACACCGCTTTCTTTTCAATCTTTAAGTCAAAACATGGTTACATGTGATATGTTTATGGAACCAAAAGCATGGGAAATCCAACATATAAGTTTAGCAGAAAAAGCAGATGTGTTTTTAGTAGCACCTGCTACTGCTAATATAATAGGAAAAGTTGCAAATGGAATAGCTGATGATATGCTTTCAACTACAATAATGGCGACAAAGGCTAAAGTTATTTTTGCACCTGCAATGAATACAAATATGTATGAAAATCCTATAGTGCAAGACAATATTAAAAAGCTTAAATCTTTTGGATATGAATTTGTAGATCCAGCAGAAGGGCGACTTGCTTGTGGAACAAGTGGAAAAGGAAAACTTGAAAGTCCAGATGTTATAGTAGATCGTGTTTTAATGGAACTAAATGAGAAAAAAGATTTATTAAATAAGAATGTTATAGTAACAGCAGGACCAACTATAGCACCTATAGACCCTGTTAGATTTATTACAAATAGATCAACTGGGAAAATGGGTTATGCTATAGCTAAAGAAGCAAGAAACCGAGGTGCTAATGTAACTTTAATCTCTGGACCTACATCTCTAGAGGTTCCTAAGAACATTAATGTTGTTAAAGTTTCAACCAACGAAGAAATGAAAAATGAAGTTATAAAGCGATTTGAAGATGCAGATATAGTAATTAAGTCAGCAGCTGTTGCTGATTATAAACCTAAAAATTATAGTACCCAAAAGATAAAAAAAGGTGAAGGAGATTTAGGTATAGAATTCACTCGCGATAATGATATTTTAATGGAACTTGGAAATAAAAAAGAAAAACAAATTTTGGTTGGGTTTGCAGCTGAAAGTCAAAATTTGAAGGAAAATGCTATGTCTAAACTAAAAAGAAAGAATTTAGATTACATTGTAGCAAATGATATAACTGCAAGTGATACTGGTTTTGCCTCAGAAGATAATAAAGTAATAATCTTATCGAAAGAAGGAAAAGAAACACAGCTAGATAAGATGAGTAAAGAAAAAATTGCAAGTAATTTATTTGATATCATTTTTGAGAAGCGCTAG
- a CDS encoding primosomal protein N', whose amino-acid sequence MYAEIIINSDAVEIDRPFTYKVPYELMENIDIGFRVKVPFGQRSKPIEGFVYSLLQDDCINFNYKVKEILNLCDDEAILTKDDITMIEFLRKKYLCKFIDAVRLMIPVGIMKGSKNKKKKVISINKEINVDELKKENYIKLYNFIVNNNAMYTKAEITNNEGFSLYSLNKLIEKDILKVEEQVVFRYNTRKYENDNNKLLNEEQENCLNTILNEPKLKFLIKGVTGSGKTEVYMRLVQDVLNQDKSAIVLVPEISLTPQMIERFKGRFGEDVALFHSRLSDGERFDEWYRVKTGKAKLVIGARSALFLPLQNLGLIIIDEEHENTYKSEHNPKYHTREVSEFICELKNCKLVLGSATPNIESYYKALKGEYKLIEMKNRVNGNKMPEMQIIDMREELKNRNLSLFSKRLFEEIDITLKNKKQVILFLNRRGYSTFISCRSCGYVFKCPECDVSMTYHKNGYLICHYCGRAEKVSKVCPKCNSKYVKFFGAGTERVELEVKKYFPSAKVLRMDVDTTRHKNSHESIYNSFKNGEADILIGTQMVSKGLDFKNVTLVGVLAADMSLNLPDYRASERTYQIITQVAGRAGRGEEEGRVIVQSYTPNHYSLKYAKEEDYEALFKEEISIRRLMGNPPFGKILLINGSSKFEEKLKKFMYTLEGNLKKLVIEDLTILGPVPCIITKLKENYRWQIIIKGNFDDEFCEKVKDTLYLLNKSVYNEIRISIDINPNNMM is encoded by the coding sequence ATGTATGCTGAAATAATTATAAACAGTGATGCCGTAGAGATAGATAGGCCATTTACATATAAAGTGCCTTATGAACTTATGGAAAATATAGATATAGGATTTAGAGTTAAGGTTCCTTTTGGGCAACGAAGTAAACCAATAGAAGGATTTGTATATTCATTATTGCAAGATGATTGTATAAATTTTAATTATAAGGTAAAAGAAATTTTAAATTTATGTGATGATGAGGCTATATTAACGAAAGACGATATTACAATGATTGAGTTTCTAAGAAAGAAGTATCTTTGTAAATTTATTGATGCTGTTCGTCTTATGATTCCAGTTGGTATTATGAAAGGTTCAAAGAATAAAAAGAAAAAGGTAATATCTATTAATAAAGAAATAAATGTAGATGAACTAAAAAAAGAAAATTACATAAAACTATATAACTTCATAGTTAATAATAATGCAATGTATACTAAAGCAGAAATTACAAATAATGAAGGATTTTCTCTATATTCATTAAATAAGCTTATAGAAAAAGATATCTTAAAAGTGGAAGAACAAGTGGTTTTTAGATATAATACTCGTAAATATGAAAATGATAATAATAAGTTATTAAATGAAGAACAAGAGAATTGTTTAAATACTATTTTGAATGAACCAAAATTAAAGTTTCTCATAAAGGGTGTTACGGGTTCTGGAAAAACAGAAGTATATATGAGACTCGTTCAAGATGTGTTAAATCAAGATAAGAGTGCAATTGTCTTGGTACCAGAAATTTCATTAACGCCTCAAATGATAGAGAGATTTAAAGGGAGATTTGGAGAAGATGTAGCATTATTTCATAGTAGACTAAGTGATGGAGAAAGATTTGATGAATGGTATAGAGTAAAGACTGGAAAAGCCAAATTAGTTATAGGGGCAAGGAGTGCATTATTTTTACCACTACAAAATCTTGGACTTATAATAATTGATGAAGAACACGAAAATACTTATAAATCAGAACATAATCCTAAATATCATACTAGAGAAGTAAGTGAATTTATATGTGAACTTAAAAACTGTAAATTAGTTTTAGGCTCAGCGACTCCAAACATTGAAAGTTATTATAAAGCACTTAAAGGTGAATATAAATTAATAGAAATGAAAAATCGAGTTAATGGAAATAAAATGCCTGAAATGCAAATAATAGATATGCGCGAAGAGTTGAAAAATAGAAATCTTTCTTTATTCAGCAAAAGACTTTTTGAGGAAATTGATATAACTTTAAAAAATAAAAAACAAGTGATTTTATTTTTAAATAGAAGAGGTTATTCTACCTTTATATCATGTAGAAGCTGTGGATATGTATTTAAGTGTCCAGAATGTGATGTTTCTATGACATATCATAAGAATGGATATTTAATATGTCACTATTGTGGAAGAGCAGAAAAAGTTAGCAAGGTGTGTCCAAAATGCAATAGTAAATATGTGAAATTTTTTGGAGCAGGAACAGAGAGAGTTGAATTAGAAGTAAAAAAGTATTTTCCGAGTGCAAAAGTATTAAGAATGGATGTAGATACAACAAGGCATAAAAATTCTCATGAGTCCATTTATAATTCATTTAAAAATGGAGAAGCAGATATTTTAATAGGAACTCAAATGGTGTCAAAAGGATTAGATTTTAAAAATGTTACTTTGGTAGGGGTGCTGGCTGCAGATATGTCTTTGAATTTACCAGACTATAGGGCTTCAGAAAGAACATATCAAATAATAACTCAAGTTGCAGGCAGAGCAGGTCGTGGTGAAGAAGAAGGCAGAGTGATTGTTCAAAGTTACACACCAAATCACTATAGCTTAAAATACGCTAAGGAAGAAGATTATGAAGCTCTATTTAAAGAAGAAATAAGCATCAGAAGATTGATGGGGAATCCTCCTTTTGGTAAAATATTATTAATTAATGGTTCTTCAAAATTTGAAGAAAAATTAAAAAAATTCATGTATACTTTGGAAGGAAATTTGAAAAAATTAGTAATAGAAGACTTAACTATACTTGGACCAGTCCCTTGTATTATTACTAAGTTGAAGGAAAATTATAGATGGCAAATAATAATAAAAGGAAATTTTGATGATGAGTTTTGTGAAAAAGTGAAAGATACACTTTATCTATTAAACAAGAGTGTATATAATGAAATAAGGATTAGTATAGATATTAATCCTAACAATATGATGTAG
- the def gene encoding peptide deformylase: MALRNIRKFGDDVLRKKCREVNEIDERLLTLIEDMKETMYEADGVGLAAPQVGILKRLFVIDIGEGPLVFINPEILETSGSQTDEEGCLSLPGETEEVMRPNYVKARALNEKGEKFEIEAEELLARAILHEYDHLNGTLFIDRVKK; encoded by the coding sequence ATGGCTTTAAGAAATATAAGAAAATTTGGAGACGATGTTTTAAGAAAAAAATGTAGAGAAGTTAATGAGATAGATGAAAGACTATTAACTTTAATTGAAGATATGAAGGAAACAATGTATGAAGCAGACGGCGTTGGTCTTGCAGCACCTCAGGTTGGGATATTAAAGAGATTGTTTGTTATAGATATTGGAGAAGGTCCACTAGTATTTATAAACCCTGAAATACTAGAAACAAGTGGCTCACAAACAGATGAAGAAGGGTGCCTAAGCCTGCCAGGGGAAACAGAAGAAGTTATGAGACCTAATTACGTTAAAGCAAGGGCTCTAAACGAAAAAGGTGAAAAATTTGAAATTGAAGCAGAAGAACTTCTTGCTAGAGCTATTTTGCATGAATACGATCATTTAAATGGAACTTTATTTATTGACAGAGTAAAAAAATAA
- a CDS encoding methionyl-tRNA formyltransferase translates to MNIIFMGTPDFAVPSLKRLIEEYDVTAVLTQPDKPKGRGKKMAYSAVKEEALKYGIPIYQPIKIKEDINLIEKLKELKPDFIIVVAFGQILTKEILDIPKYGCINLHASLLPMYRGAAPLNWVIINGEKVSGNTTMLMDVGLDTGDMILKDEVEITNYMTTGELHDILMVRGADLLVKSIEGIANESLVLQKQEGETFYAKMLDKDLANINWNKSSMEIHNLVRGLNPWPIAYTNYKGERMKIYETESLDEKNSKEPGTIIDVSKNGIKVACKEGVLIIKKVQFPNGKPLTIEQYINGHGIDKNIILG, encoded by the coding sequence ATGAACATAATATTTATGGGTACTCCTGATTTTGCAGTTCCTTCTTTAAAAAGATTAATTGAAGAGTATGATGTTACTGCCGTATTAACTCAACCAGATAAACCAAAGGGTAGAGGCAAAAAGATGGCATATTCGGCTGTTAAAGAAGAAGCATTAAAATATGGAATTCCAATATATCAACCTATAAAAATTAAAGAAGATATAAATTTAATTGAAAAATTAAAAGAATTGAAACCTGATTTCATAATAGTAGTGGCTTTTGGACAAATTCTGACTAAAGAAATACTAGATATACCTAAGTATGGATGTATAAATCTTCATGCATCATTACTACCTATGTATAGAGGTGCTGCACCGTTAAATTGGGTAATAATAAATGGTGAAAAGGTATCTGGAAATACTACAATGCTTATGGATGTAGGGTTAGATACAGGAGATATGATTCTAAAAGATGAAGTTGAAATTACTAATTATATGACAACTGGAGAATTACATGATATATTAATGGTACGAGGAGCAGATCTTTTAGTTAAAAGTATAGAAGGAATTGCAAATGAAAGTTTAGTTTTACAAAAACAAGAAGGAGAAACTTTTTACGCGAAAATGTTAGACAAAGATCTTGCAAATATAAATTGGAATAAGAGCTCGATGGAAATTCATAATTTAGTAAGAGGTTTAAATCCTTGGCCTATTGCTTATACTAATTATAAGGGCGAAAGAATGAAGATATATGAAACAGAATCTTTAGACGAAAAGAATTCAAAGGAACCTGGAACAATTATAGATGTAAGCAAAAATGGGATAAAGGTTGCATGTAAAGAAGGTGTACTTATTATAAAAAAAGTACAATTCCCAAATGGTAAGCCATTAACCATAGAACAATATATAAATGGACATGGAATAGATAAGAACATAATTTTAGGATAA
- a CDS encoding peptidase, whose product MPFYSFFDPTMIILIPAIIISFWAQNKVDSTYRKYSKVRTINGYTGQQVARMMLDEAGLFDVRIEVVNTKLGDHYDPSSRILRLSPDVYAGGTISSAGIAAHEVGHALQHKEKYKPLTIRNSIVPVVNISSNISWVLFFIGILLGFKGLTMLGVILFSAVVVFQLITLPVEFDASTRALNILKSRGILYGDETKNAQKVLDAAAMTYVAATLMAISQLIRLIAISNRDD is encoded by the coding sequence ATGCCTTTTTATTCATTTTTTGATCCTACAATGATAATATTAATTCCAGCAATAATAATTTCATTTTGGGCACAAAATAAAGTTGATAGTACTTATAGAAAATACAGTAAAGTTAGAACTATAAATGGATATACTGGACAGCAAGTTGCAAGAATGATGTTAGATGAAGCAGGACTTTTTGATGTTAGAATAGAAGTCGTAAATACTAAGCTTGGTGATCATTATGATCCTTCAAGTAGAATACTTAGACTATCTCCAGATGTTTATGCTGGTGGAACTATATCTTCAGCAGGAATAGCAGCTCATGAAGTCGGTCATGCACTTCAGCATAAAGAAAAATATAAACCGTTAACCATAAGAAATTCCATAGTACCTGTTGTAAATATTAGTTCGAATATATCTTGGGTACTATTCTTTATAGGAATATTACTAGGTTTTAAAGGCCTTACAATGCTCGGGGTTATTTTGTTTTCAGCAGTAGTAGTGTTTCAATTAATAACATTACCAGTTGAATTTGATGCTTCCACTAGAGCTTTAAATATATTAAAATCAAGAGGAATTTTATATGGAGATGAAACAAAGAACGCACAAAAGGTTTTAGATGCGGCAGCAATGACGTACGTAGCAGCAACATTAATGGCAATATCACAATTAATAAGACTCATTGCAATTAGCAATAGAGACGATTGA
- a CDS encoding 16S rRNA (cytosine(967)-C(5))-methyltransferase RsmB, translating to MNCRELAVKVLDRVLNEGAYSNIILSKELDECELSDKDKSLLTEIVYGVLRRRKTLDIIISNFVKDIKLMNKDTLNILRVAIYQMNFLDKIPSYAACNEAVEEAKAISEGDSKLVNGILRNFTKNPDDIEVPGNKIDEYAYKFSFEPWMIRLLIKQYGEPISKKIMSGLNVIPQVSVRVNEIKADYDEAFEELEKLEYEVEEGSVCPEAISIKGGKSIENNPLFNEGKITVQDESAMIIAPLLELEEGMTVIDLCSAPGGKTTHIAEILQNTGKVLAFDLHESKLGLIKENCERLGLTNVEVNTNDATKLNSELIECSDRILLDVPCSGIGIIRKKPEIKWNKTRNDLKNVIPVQRDIMENAWKYLKNGGIMIYSTCTLNKEENEENIDWFISKHKDCTIKKIFIGKQDNLVYNRNGSLTIMPNESMDGFFVAKLEKR from the coding sequence ATGAATTGTAGAGAATTAGCAGTAAAAGTATTAGATAGAGTTTTAAATGAAGGAGCATATTCTAATATAATACTATCAAAAGAACTAGATGAATGTGAATTAAGCGATAAAGATAAATCATTATTAACTGAAATTGTATATGGAGTTTTAAGAAGAAGAAAAACATTAGATATTATAATTTCTAACTTTGTAAAAGATATAAAGTTAATGAATAAAGATACTTTGAATATTTTAAGAGTAGCAATATATCAAATGAATTTCCTAGATAAAATACCAAGCTATGCTGCTTGTAATGAAGCGGTAGAAGAAGCAAAAGCAATATCTGAAGGTGATTCAAAATTAGTAAATGGAATACTTAGAAATTTTACTAAGAATCCAGATGATATTGAGGTTCCAGGAAATAAAATTGATGAATATGCATATAAATTTTCATTTGAACCTTGGATGATAAGACTTTTAATAAAGCAATATGGAGAACCAATATCCAAGAAAATAATGTCAGGCTTAAATGTAATTCCACAAGTTAGCGTTAGAGTAAATGAAATTAAAGCAGATTATGATGAAGCTTTTGAAGAATTAGAAAAACTTGAATATGAAGTTGAAGAAGGTTCTGTTTGCCCAGAAGCAATTTCAATTAAAGGTGGTAAATCTATAGAAAATAATCCTCTCTTTAATGAAGGAAAGATTACAGTTCAAGATGAAAGTGCAATGATTATAGCACCTTTATTAGAATTAGAAGAAGGAATGACAGTTATAGATTTATGCAGTGCACCAGGTGGAAAAACTACTCATATAGCAGAAATACTTCAGAATACTGGAAAAGTATTAGCTTTTGATCTTCATGAGTCTAAGCTTGGATTAATAAAAGAAAACTGCGAAAGATTAGGGTTAACTAATGTTGAAGTTAATACAAATGACGCAACTAAATTAAACAGTGAGTTAATTGAATGTAGCGATAGAATTTTATTAGACGTTCCATGTTCAGGAATTGGTATAATAAGAAAAAAACCAGAGATAAAATGGAATAAGACTAGAAATGACTTAAAAAATGTAATACCTGTTCAAAGAGATATAATGGAAAATGCATGGAAATATTTAAAAAATGGTGGAATAATGATATATTCAACTTGTACATTAAATAAAGAAGAAAATGAAGAAAATATTGACTGGTTTATTAGCAAGCATAAAGATTGTACAATTAAAAAAATCTTTATTGGTAAGCAAGATAACTTGGTTTACAATAGAAATGGTTCTTTAACTATTATGCCAAATGAAAGTATGGATGGATTTTTTGTGGCAAAATTAGAAAAAAGATAA
- a CDS encoding 23S rRNA (adenine(2503)-C(2))-methyltransferase RlmN — protein sequence MNNLLDYTLDELKVWMNENGESTFRGKQILSWIYKNINEFDDMKNIPKSLIAKLKENFTIKLPKVIEVYKSDIDGTEKFLFGFEDGNLIESVLMRYKHGNSICISTQIGCRMGCKFCASTIEGRVRNLTTGEILSQVLAVQNYINERISNIVLMGSGEPLDNYDNVVKFLEVVSAEYGLNIGQRHITLSTCGIVPKIYELADKEFSITLAISLHAFSDEKRKEIMPIANKYSIDEILEACKYYINKTNRRITFEYALVKEINDGKEDAKALGKLLKGMLCHVNLIPINEIKENTYKRSSKKAIDDFSEILKTYGIEVTTRREMGSDINAACGQLRRSYIETQEI from the coding sequence ATGAACAATTTACTAGATTATACTTTAGATGAACTTAAAGTATGGATGAATGAAAATGGTGAAAGTACATTTAGAGGTAAGCAAATATTATCATGGATTTATAAGAATATTAATGAATTTGATGATATGAAGAATATACCTAAATCATTAATAGCTAAATTAAAAGAAAACTTTACAATTAAATTACCTAAGGTAATAGAGGTTTATAAATCTGATATTGATGGGACAGAAAAATTTTTATTTGGATTTGAAGATGGAAATTTAATAGAATCTGTACTTATGAGATATAAACATGGTAATTCTATATGTATATCAACTCAAATTGGTTGTAGAATGGGCTGTAAATTCTGTGCATCTACTATTGAAGGGCGCGTTAGAAATTTAACGACTGGAGAAATTTTGTCACAAGTTCTTGCAGTTCAAAACTACATTAATGAAAGAATATCCAATATAGTACTTATGGGAAGTGGAGAGCCATTAGATAATTATGATAATGTTGTGAAATTTTTAGAAGTTGTTTCAGCAGAATATGGATTAAATATTGGGCAAAGACATATAACCTTATCTACTTGTGGGATTGTACCAAAGATATATGAATTAGCAGATAAAGAATTTAGCATAACTCTTGCAATTTCATTACATGCATTTAGTGATGAAAAAAGAAAAGAGATTATGCCCATAGCAAATAAATATAGTATTGATGAAATATTAGAAGCATGCAAGTATTATATTAATAAAACTAACAGAAGAATTACATTTGAATATGCATTAGTAAAAGAAATAAATGATGGCAAAGAAGATGCGAAAGCGTTAGGGAAATTATTAAAAGGAATGCTTTGCCATGTAAATTTAATCCCTATAAATGAAATAAAAGAAAACACTTATAAAAGATCTTCAAAAAAAGCGATAGACGATTTTTCTGAAATATTGAAAACTTATGGGATAGAAGTTACTACAAGAAGAGAAATGGGAAGTGACATTAATGCAGCATGTGGACAACTTAGAAGAAGTTACATAGAAACCCAAGAAATATAG
- a CDS encoding Stp1/IreP family PP2C-type Ser/Thr phosphatase, which produces MVGLVSDVGLKRTLNEDFASYLEKEEFKIYVVADGMGGHNAGEVASKMAAEQIVSYVNEKFSFCKVENLINEAINKVNRDIFNFSNTNENLSGMGTTVTACFMTKKFIHVANVGDSCCFAIKNNEIIKITKDHSLVQELVDSGNISEKEAENHPKKNIITRALGTNSTVNVDIFQLEKDEYDLYILCSDGLTNELTKDEILKVVTEEEDYIIMANKLVHLAKDNGGRDNITVLLFGGEI; this is translated from the coding sequence ATGGTAGGCTTAGTTAGTGATGTAGGATTAAAGCGGACGTTAAATGAAGATTTTGCTTCTTATTTAGAAAAAGAAGAATTTAAAATATATGTAGTAGCAGATGGAATGGGTGGACATAATGCAGGTGAAGTTGCAAGCAAAATGGCTGCAGAGCAAATTGTTAGTTATGTAAATGAAAAATTTTCTTTTTGTAAAGTAGAAAATTTAATTAATGAAGCTATTAATAAAGTGAATAGAGATATATTTAATTTTTCTAATACTAATGAAAATTTAAGTGGAATGGGAACTACTGTCACAGCTTGTTTTATGACTAAAAAGTTTATACATGTTGCAAATGTAGGTGATAGCTGCTGTTTTGCAATAAAAAACAATGAAATTATAAAGATTACTAAAGATCATTCTTTAGTACAAGAACTTGTTGATAGTGGAAATATAAGTGAAAAAGAAGCGGAAAATCATCCGAAGAAGAATATTATTACAAGAGCTTTAGGAACTAACAGTACTGTGAATGTAGATATATTCCAATTAGAAAAAGATGAATATGACTTATATATATTGTGCTCAGATGGACTTACAAATGAATTAACAAAAGATGAGATTCTAAAAGTTGTCACTGAAGAAGAAGATTATATAATTATGGCAAACAAGTTGGTACACTTGGCAAAAGATAATGGTGGCAGGGATAATATAACAGTATTGTTGTTTGGAGGAGAGATATAA
- the pknB gene encoding Stk1 family PASTA domain-containing Ser/Thr kinase produces the protein MEGIVLGNRYELLEKIGEGGMSEVFKARCNKLNRFVAVKILKKQFSDNTDIVKKFKVEATAIATLSDNNIVNILDVGSQDDINYIVMEYVKGKTLKDIIKQVGKMNYETAISVAIQIARALDCAHRNNIIHRDIKPQNILVTEDGIMKVTDFGIAKSTTSETITNTSTIMGSAHYLSPEQAKGSFIDCRTDLYSLGVVLYEMVTGNLPFQADTAVTIVLKHLQEEVVPPKNLNSKVPDSLNQLILKAMEKEPIKRYQSAKEMITDLQKIKDNPNARIDKSEEDNDHTIIMSAVTEQIIKQEEQKNKKNNEDYEDDDDYYDDDEDEAIGGINKSKIVKIAVGVALVVLLLVLGVGAFKLTNSITTSNKEVEVPNIVGKNVDDAKKQLEGLNLVLVEGGTESSDEPEGTIIKMNTDAGSMVKEKSQIRVIVSEGKTKLKMPDLEDYDIDNAKTILKSLGLEITSTNEQFDDNVPNGQIISQNPKKDTEVSSGDKITVVVSKGPEVRLTTVPNVISLDAEAAKSKLNDARLKVSIEEKETQNESENAKVISQSIEDGKKVEQQTTVKIVVGKYVAKQEEHQTTNPGNTGENPGTTPGTGTTPGTGTTPNTGKTPSTGTTPSTGTTPSTGTTPGPGTTPSTSTGPWDTTTKN, from the coding sequence ATGGAAGGAATTGTACTTGGAAATAGATATGAGTTGCTTGAGAAAATTGGCGAAGGTGGAATGTCGGAAGTATTTAAAGCAAGATGTAATAAACTAAATAGGTTTGTTGCCGTTAAAATTCTTAAAAAACAATTTAGTGATAATACTGACATTGTTAAGAAATTCAAAGTAGAAGCAACTGCCATTGCAACTTTATCTGACAACAATATAGTAAATATACTTGATGTAGGCTCTCAAGATGATATAAATTATATTGTAATGGAATATGTTAAGGGTAAAACTCTAAAGGACATTATAAAACAAGTAGGAAAGATGAACTATGAAACAGCTATTTCTGTTGCTATTCAAATAGCTAGGGCTTTAGATTGTGCGCATAGAAATAATATAATTCATAGAGATATCAAACCACAAAACATTTTAGTAACAGAAGATGGAATTATGAAAGTAACTGATTTCGGAATAGCAAAATCAACAACTTCAGAGACTATCACAAATACCAGCACAATAATGGGGTCAGCTCATTATCTTTCACCAGAACAAGCTAAGGGAAGTTTTATTGATTGTAGAACAGATTTATATTCATTAGGAGTTGTGTTGTATGAAATGGTTACAGGAAATCTTCCATTTCAAGCTGATACTGCTGTGACTATAGTATTAAAACATCTCCAAGAAGAGGTTGTACCACCAAAAAATCTTAATTCAAAGGTTCCAGATAGCTTAAATCAATTAATTCTAAAAGCAATGGAAAAAGAACCAATAAAAAGATATCAAAGTGCTAAAGAAATGATTACAGATCTTCAAAAGATTAAGGATAATCCTAATGCACGTATAGATAAAAGTGAAGAAGATAATGATCATACCATAATAATGTCAGCTGTAACTGAACAAATAATAAAGCAAGAAGAGCAAAAAAATAAAAAAAATAATGAAGATTATGAAGACGATGATGATTATTATGATGATGATGAGGACGAAGCAATAGGTGGAATAAATAAAAGCAAAATAGTGAAAATTGCAGTAGGTGTAGCTTTAGTAGTATTATTATTAGTTTTAGGTGTTGGAGCATTTAAGTTAACTAATTCTATTACTACTAGTAATAAAGAAGTTGAAGTACCTAATATAGTTGGGAAAAATGTAGATGATGCAAAAAAACAACTTGAAGGCTTAAATTTAGTTTTAGTAGAAGGCGGAACAGAATCTAGTGACGAGCCAGAAGGAACAATTATTAAAATGAATACAGACGCGGGAAGTATGGTTAAAGAAAAGAGCCAAATCAGGGTTATTGTAAGTGAAGGGAAAACAAAACTTAAAATGCCTGATTTAGAGGATTATGATATAGATAATGCAAAAACTATTTTAAAGTCGTTAGGTCTTGAAATCACTAGTACCAATGAACAATTTGATGATAATGTACCAAATGGCCAAATAATAAGTCAAAATCCTAAAAAGGATACAGAAGTATCCTCAGGTGATAAAATAACAGTTGTGGTAAGTAAAGGACCAGAAGTTAGACTTACAACAGTGCCTAACGTAATAAGCTTAGATGCAGAAGCAGCTAAGAGTAAATTAAATGATGCTAGATTAAAGGTGTCTATTGAGGAAAAAGAAACTCAAAATGAGAGCGAAAATGCTAAAGTTATAAGCCAATCTATTGAAGATGGTAAAAAAGTAGAACAACAAACTACCGTTAAAATAGTAGTAGGAAAATATGTTGCAAAACAAGAGGAACATCAAACAACTAATCCTGGAAATACTGGCGAAAATCCAGGAACAACTCCAGGCACAGGAACAACTCCAGGTACAGGAACAACCCCAAACACAGGGAAAACGCCAAGTACAGGAACAACTCCGAGTACAGGAACAACTCCAAGCACAGGTACAACTCCGGGTCCAGGAACAACGCCAAGTACATCTACAGGTCCTTGGGATACTACAACTAAGAACTAA